From the genome of Verrucomicrobiia bacterium, one region includes:
- a CDS encoding DUF1080 domain-containing protein — protein sequence MKRRLNFGMLLGGSAGLALIVVAMALSGCRQVRPDSSSNHSFRPLFDGHSLTGWVMDNPEEPSYGVTNGSIYCRPGGKGKLFTEKEYENFILRFEFKLDSGANNGIGIRAPLRGHTATLGMEIQILDETAAKEGRWGQLRPEQYHGSIYDVAAAEKGALKPVGEWNSEQITADGRKITVIVNGITILDVNLNEIDDPAKIARHPGLFRECGHIGLLGHGDYVEFRNFQIQELPRKTERKDFVSLFNGQDLTGWKGSVGAPPKRAALSPADLAAVQTRANEQARANWKVEAGALVYRGTNTDNLSTDKDYVNFELVADWKIEPEGNSGVYLRGTPQVEICDPFTHAAGGSEGGGSGGLINNRTNANQPLLLADKPLGEWNRFRIIMVADKVHVFLNDQLVVNGATLENVWQRDLSVLPFGPIELEARRTPVWFKNLYLRELSPPKSWSVLGALGGAGAAQLPGDE from the coding sequence ATGAAAAGACGATTGAACTTCGGAATGCTGCTCGGCGGCAGCGCAGGTTTGGCGCTGATCGTCGTGGCGATGGCGCTTTCCGGCTGTCGTCAAGTGCGGCCTGACAGCAGCAGCAACCACAGCTTTCGTCCGCTGTTCGATGGCCACTCTTTAACCGGCTGGGTCATGGATAATCCGGAAGAACCCAGTTACGGCGTCACCAATGGTTCGATCTACTGCCGGCCCGGCGGCAAGGGAAAATTGTTCACCGAAAAGGAATACGAGAATTTCATTCTGCGCTTTGAGTTCAAACTCGATTCAGGAGCGAACAATGGGATTGGGATTCGGGCGCCGTTGCGCGGGCACACCGCAACGCTGGGGATGGAAATTCAGATTCTCGACGAGACGGCGGCGAAAGAGGGTCGGTGGGGTCAGTTGCGACCCGAGCAATATCACGGCTCGATTTACGACGTCGCGGCGGCGGAAAAAGGCGCGTTGAAACCGGTCGGGGAATGGAACAGTGAGCAAATCACCGCCGACGGACGAAAAATCACCGTCATCGTCAATGGCATCACAATTCTGGATGTGAACCTGAACGAGATTGACGATCCGGCCAAAATCGCGCGACACCCCGGATTGTTTCGTGAGTGCGGGCACATTGGCTTGCTCGGCCATGGCGATTACGTGGAGTTTCGTAACTTTCAGATTCAGGAACTGCCGCGAAAAACGGAGCGCAAGGATTTCGTGTCACTGTTTAATGGCCAGGATCTCACCGGGTGGAAGGGTTCGGTTGGCGCTCCGCCCAAACGCGCGGCGTTGTCGCCGGCGGATTTGGCCGCCGTGCAAACGCGAGCCAACGAACAGGCGCGAGCCAATTGGAAGGTGGAGGCGGGCGCGTTGGTCTATCGCGGCACCAATACGGATAATTTATCCACCGATAAAGATTACGTGAATTTCGAGTTGGTGGCCGATTGGAAAATTGAACCGGAAGGCAATAGCGGGGTGTATCTGCGCGGCACGCCCCAGGTGGAAATTTGTGATCCGTTTACGCACGCGGCGGGCGGCTCGGAGGGAGGTGGCAGCGGCGGATTGATCAATAATCGAACCAACGCCAACCAACCGCTGCTCCTGGCGGATAAACCCCTCGGCGAGTGGAATCGGTTTCGCATCATCATGGTGGCCGACAAAGTGCATGTGTTTTTGAACGACCAACTGGTGGTGAACGGAGCCACGCTGGAAAACGTCTGGCAACGCGATCTATCCGTGTTGCCGTTTGGCCCCATCGAATTGGAGGCGCGCCGGACGCCGGTCTGGTTCAAGAATCTCTACCTTCGGGAATTATCCCCGCCAAAGTCCTGGTCCGTGCTGGGTGCGCTTGGCGGAGCGGGGGCGGCGCAGTTACCGGGGGATGAGTAA
- a CDS encoding TSUP family transporter, which yields MIRSLSETDLAWQLPLLFGVGLVSGFVDAIAGGGGLITLPTLLALGCEPQVALGTNKLQATFGAASATWHYAKAGTVNVWDCWRGGLITFGSAIVGSLAVQQIGADLLKAIIPLLLLAVAVYSLRNLNLGAREIPARLPRPYFDLIFGLLLGGYDGFFGPGTGTFWTVAFVLVMGFNLARATAYTKAMNLTSNVGSMLIFLWAGKVNYLAGGCMGLGQLIGARIGSRMVVQRGAKFIRPIFITVVLGLTIKLLYDACKN from the coding sequence ATGATCCGCTCGCTTTCTGAGACCGATCTGGCGTGGCAATTACCACTGTTGTTTGGCGTTGGCTTGGTTTCGGGCTTTGTGGATGCGATTGCGGGTGGCGGCGGATTAATCACGCTGCCGACGCTGCTCGCCTTGGGCTGCGAACCCCAAGTGGCGCTCGGCACGAACAAATTGCAGGCTACGTTCGGCGCAGCCAGCGCTACGTGGCATTACGCAAAAGCCGGCACCGTGAACGTGTGGGATTGCTGGCGCGGCGGGCTGATCACCTTCGGCAGCGCCATCGTTGGATCGCTGGCCGTGCAGCAAATCGGAGCGGACCTTCTCAAGGCCATCATCCCGCTGCTCTTGCTGGCCGTCGCTGTGTATTCCTTGCGCAATCTCAATCTGGGCGCGCGGGAAATACCGGCGCGTTTGCCACGCCCGTATTTTGACCTGATTTTCGGTCTGCTGCTGGGAGGTTACGATGGCTTTTTTGGCCCGGGCACGGGAACTTTTTGGACTGTGGCCTTTGTGCTGGTCATGGGATTTAACCTGGCGCGCGCCACCGCTTACACGAAGGCCATGAATCTCACCAGCAATGTCGGCTCGATGCTGATTTTTCTATGGGCCGGGAAAGTCAACTACCTTGCCGGAGGCTGCATGGGTCTCGGCCAGCTCATTGGCGCGCGGATTGGCAGTCGCATGGTGGTGCAGCGAGGGGCCAAATTCATTCGCCCGATTTTTATCACCGTGGTATTGGGGCTGACCATAAAACTGCTGTATGACGCGTGCAAAAATTAG
- a CDS encoding polysaccharide deacetylase family protein: MVWCVVVLFAGGCQSPKRGNATPPQVDAARCEWSNGGIIRGDQTRRAIALAFTAHEFAEGGDTVLSELKRHRSRASFFLTGHFIANPNFHPWLKQMARDGHYFSVHSDQHLLLCSWDRERQTLVSRDEFHADIEANFARYEALKLKARPGRFFIPAYEHYNQQIATWAREQGFTLINYTPGTRSNADYTGEADQNFVSTQTIFDSIIKREQTDPHGLNGFILLLHLGSGPGRTDKFHPRFGELLDYLAGKGYEFVRVDELLAPQK, from the coding sequence ATGGTCTGGTGTGTCGTCGTGCTGTTTGCGGGCGGCTGTCAGTCGCCAAAACGGGGAAACGCCACGCCACCTCAAGTGGACGCCGCGCGTTGCGAGTGGTCAAATGGCGGCATCATTCGCGGTGATCAAACCCGCCGCGCTATCGCGCTGGCGTTCACGGCGCACGAGTTTGCGGAGGGCGGCGACACGGTGTTATCGGAGTTGAAAAGGCATCGGTCGCGCGCCTCGTTTTTTCTCACCGGCCATTTTATTGCCAATCCAAACTTTCATCCCTGGCTCAAACAGATGGCGCGTGACGGACATTATTTCAGCGTCCATTCGGATCAACATCTGTTGCTCTGCTCGTGGGATCGGGAACGCCAGACCCTGGTTTCTCGTGATGAATTTCACGCGGACATTGAAGCCAACTTCGCCCGATACGAGGCATTGAAACTTAAAGCCAGACCGGGCCGTTTCTTCATCCCGGCTTATGAGCATTACAATCAACAAATCGCAACGTGGGCGCGGGAACAGGGTTTCACGCTCATCAATTACACGCCCGGCACGCGGTCCAATGCGGATTACACGGGCGAGGCCGACCAGAATTTCGTTTCAACCCAAACCATTTTTGACAGCATCATCAAACGGGAACAGACCGATCCGCATGGACTGAACGGGTTCATTTTACTGTTGCATCTCGGCAGTGGGCCGGGGCGCACGGATAAATTTCATCCTCGCTTTGGTGAACTGCTCGACTATCTGGCCGGCAAAGGTTACGAATTTGTGCGCGTGGATGAATTGCTCGCGCCGCAAAAATAA
- a CDS encoding DUF1080 domain-containing protein: MKIIAPFLLGGLLAGFPGSAVCAADATALKLTPIFNGTNLAGWRAPQPNPFWTVRDGVLIGTNDESLRGNVIYTESRYTNFVLELEARWSGDIDSGVMLRAPELQVQFGISRSLKVDMTGAFYLTKSPTNTKVGYPEAGHTKGLAVVFKPEDWNHFRIEARGDTFTVWCNGQRISQYTDPRYPGGAPLGLQVHPGLKMKIEFRHLYAAELD, translated from the coding sequence ATGAAAATTATTGCTCCCTTCCTCCTTGGCGGCTTGCTGGCCGGCTTTCCAGGCTCGGCAGTGTGCGCCGCTGATGCAACCGCTCTAAAACTCACCCCGATTTTCAACGGCACCAACCTCGCTGGCTGGCGGGCACCGCAGCCCAATCCCTTCTGGACGGTGCGGGATGGCGTTCTGATCGGGACCAACGATGAATCATTACGCGGGAATGTCATTTACACCGAGTCGCGTTACACCAATTTCGTTTTGGAATTGGAGGCGCGTTGGTCGGGTGACATTGACAGTGGCGTCATGCTGCGCGCACCGGAGTTGCAGGTCCAGTTTGGCATCTCGCGCAGCTTGAAGGTGGATATGACGGGCGCGTTTTATCTCACTAAATCGCCGACCAACACCAAGGTCGGTTATCCGGAAGCGGGGCACACCAAGGGGTTGGCAGTGGTTTTCAAACCCGAGGATTGGAATCACTTTCGGATTGAAGCGCGCGGCGACACTTTCACCGTCTGGTGCAACGGTCAGCGAATCAGTCAGTACACGGACCCGCGCTATCCGGGAGGCGCGCCGCTCGGGTTGCAAGTGCATCCCGGCTTGAAAATGAAGATCGAATTCCGCCACCTCTACGCCGCCGAATTGGATTGA
- a CDS encoding sugar phosphate isomerase/epimerase — translation MHHQETHFQLTRRQMFRRAAMVVGGLALTPSFTQRLTAAERHRIKIGACDWSIGKLADPGAFAVAKDIDLDGVQVSLGTLANDMHLRRAEVQEQYKAAARASGVEIASLAIGELNEVPYKRDPRTVAWVSDAIDVCTTLGVRVVLLAFFGAGDLRDDPSGVDEVVRRLKAVAPKAEKAGVILGLESWLSAEAHEKIMDRVGSPAVQVYYDVCNSNDRGYDIYAEIRRLGKRICEVHAKENGALLGQGKVNFPKVRAALDAIGYSGWIQIEGAVPPGKPMLESYRANREFLSRTLA, via the coding sequence ATGCACCACCAGGAAACCCATTTCCAGTTGACGCGCCGGCAAATGTTCCGTCGCGCGGCCATGGTTGTCGGCGGGCTGGCGCTTACGCCAAGTTTCACGCAGCGGCTGACCGCCGCCGAGCGGCACCGAATTAAAATCGGCGCCTGCGATTGGTCCATTGGAAAACTGGCGGATCCGGGAGCGTTCGCCGTCGCGAAGGACATCGACTTGGACGGCGTGCAAGTGAGTCTCGGCACGCTGGCGAACGACATGCACCTGCGCCGTGCCGAAGTGCAAGAACAGTACAAGGCGGCGGCGCGGGCGAGCGGGGTGGAGATCGCCTCGCTGGCCATTGGCGAGTTGAACGAAGTGCCGTACAAACGCGATCCGCGCACCGTGGCGTGGGTCAGTGACGCCATTGACGTTTGCACCACATTGGGAGTGCGCGTGGTTTTGTTGGCATTTTTTGGCGCGGGTGATTTACGCGACGACCCGTCGGGAGTGGATGAGGTCGTGCGGCGACTCAAGGCGGTCGCACCGAAAGCCGAAAAAGCCGGCGTCATTCTTGGTCTCGAAAGCTGGCTGAGCGCCGAGGCGCATGAGAAAATCATGGACCGCGTGGGCTCGCCAGCCGTGCAGGTCTATTACGACGTCTGCAACTCGAATGATCGGGGCTATGACATTTACGCGGAAATTCGTCGGCTCGGGAAGCGGATCTGTGAAGTACACGCCAAGGAAAACGGTGCATTACTTGGCCAAGGTAAAGTCAACTTTCCCAAAGTGCGCGCAGCACTCGACGCAATCGGCTATTCAGGTTGGATTCAGATCGAAGGTGCCGTACCACCAGGCAAGCCGATGCTGGAAAGTTACCGCGCGAATCGAGAGTTTCTGAGCCGGACCCTCGCCTAG
- a CDS encoding TolC family protein produces the protein MNRTFSGGKYISSLLALLLAGCTNGYYRRSADREAYQVIADKTPSVRNMDGHFSITQTNQISLEAYPTVAHAANYLGPDSAREQNAHILRLEDALDLAVHHSRTYQNRKEQLYLSALALTLTRHNFVPIFSGNGSATYAVQTAQATAVGIDPITGNPTVITSDNLVETHHVSGSGMVNASWLIRDLGRVTTAFTGDILRYVTGDSRVTSSSQLSATFLRPLLRDAAFKQEQEALIQTERQVLYDMRDFAQFRKDFSVQIATAYYGVLGNRDQARNSFLNLGSSRKNAERTRAMVQEGRITTADLGRYEQQELSAESVWVNAVRNYQQSLDNFKFQLGLSVEANIVLDDHELEALTVRHPDLSVEDSIAVALAGRLDFLNFKDEFDDAQRKVELAENMLRPRLDLTAAVAVDSNPGKNGHFEFPEWDRYRWNAGLQLDPGLDRKAERNSYRGALINRERASRAVAQQEDQIKLQVRESWRTLDQAKRSFEISEIGVKLAERRVEEQDLLAEVGRAKAQDQVDAQNALIDSKNERTRALVTHTIARLQFWNNMGILYIKDNGQWEENPNEKIE, from the coding sequence ATGAACCGGACTTTTAGCGGCGGTAAATATATCAGCAGCCTCTTGGCGCTGTTATTGGCTGGCTGCACCAACGGTTATTACCGCCGCTCGGCGGATCGCGAAGCTTATCAAGTCATCGCGGACAAAACGCCATCAGTTCGCAACATGGACGGCCACTTCTCCATCACGCAGACGAATCAGATTTCGCTGGAAGCCTACCCAACGGTGGCCCACGCGGCGAATTATCTCGGTCCCGACAGTGCCCGCGAGCAAAACGCGCACATCCTTCGTCTGGAGGATGCGTTGGACCTTGCCGTGCATCACAGCCGAACTTATCAAAACCGCAAGGAACAGCTTTATCTGTCCGCGCTCGCCCTGACGCTCACACGGCATAATTTTGTCCCGATTTTTTCCGGCAACGGCAGCGCTACTTATGCCGTGCAAACCGCGCAGGCAACGGCCGTGGGTATTGATCCGATCACTGGAAATCCCACGGTCATCACCAGTGACAATCTGGTTGAAACCCATCACGTCAGCGGGTCCGGGATGGTGAATGCCAGTTGGCTGATTCGCGATTTGGGCCGCGTCACCACCGCTTTCACCGGGGATATTCTGCGCTACGTGACCGGCGATTCGCGCGTCACGTCGTCCTCTCAACTAAGCGCGACCTTTCTGCGTCCGTTGCTGCGTGACGCGGCGTTCAAGCAGGAACAGGAGGCGTTGATCCAAACCGAGCGCCAGGTGCTTTACGACATGCGGGACTTCGCGCAATTCCGAAAGGATTTCAGCGTGCAGATCGCCACGGCTTACTATGGGGTGCTGGGGAATCGCGATCAGGCGCGCAACAGTTTTCTCAATTTGGGCAGCTCCCGGAAGAATGCCGAGCGCACCCGGGCCATGGTGCAGGAAGGCCGCATCACCACCGCCGACCTGGGGCGTTACGAGCAGCAGGAACTGAGCGCCGAAAGTGTCTGGGTGAACGCCGTCCGCAATTACCAGCAATCGCTCGATAATTTCAAATTTCAGCTCGGCTTGAGCGTGGAAGCCAACATCGTTCTTGATGACCATGAGCTGGAAGCGTTGACCGTGCGTCATCCCGACCTCAGCGTGGAAGATTCCATTGCGGTCGCACTCGCGGGGCGGCTGGATTTCCTTAATTTCAAGGACGAATTTGACGATGCACAACGCAAGGTGGAGCTGGCGGAAAATATGTTGCGCCCCCGGCTCGATTTGACCGCCGCCGTCGCGGTGGACAGCAACCCCGGCAAGAATGGGCACTTCGAGTTTCCCGAGTGGGACCGGTATCGCTGGAACGCCGGTCTGCAATTGGACCCGGGTTTGGATCGCAAGGCGGAGCGCAACTCTTATCGCGGCGCCTTGATCAACCGGGAGCGCGCGTCGCGCGCGGTGGCGCAACAGGAGGATCAAATCAAACTCCAGGTGCGCGAAAGTTGGCGCACACTGGATCAGGCCAAGCGCAGTTTCGAGATCAGCGAGATCGGCGTGAAGCTCGCCGAGCGGCGCGTCGAGGAGCAGGATTTATTGGCGGAAGTGGGTCGTGCCAAGGCGCAGGATCAGGTGGACGCACAAAATGCGCTGATTGATTCCAAGAACGAGCGCACGCGGGCGTTGGTCACGCATACCATCGCCCGACTGCAGTTCTGGAACAACATGGGTATTTTGTACATCAAGGACAACGGACAATGGGAGGAGAACCCAAATGAAAAAATTGAATGA
- a CDS encoding Gfo/Idh/MocA family oxidoreductase yields MSTRKKSQSPQTAAAISRRTFLAGTGASVLAFTVVRPQIVRGAEANDKIAIGLIGCGGRGRWIANLFQKHGGYQLVAAADYFQDQVDAVGEQFQLPANRRFTGLSGYRRLLEQKLDAVVIESPPYFHPEQAAAAVAAGKHVYLAKPVAVDVPGCLTIEDCGRQATAKKLCFLVDFQTRANQLYQDAAKRVQAGELGKIALVEANYQCGPTFTERDRLLRANPNNPEVRLRAWGVDPIYSGEVIVEQNIHALDVACWMLNAHPISAFGTGGRVREFVGACLDHYAVVFQFPDGVITSFNSHQYGFAYDDILCRVYGLTGTVDTHYFGKVTFKSTEFSSSGEVGNLYQTGAEANIATFHERIRKGEHDNPTVAESVRSTLTAILGRTAAYQKGAYATWQDMMRKQEKFEADLKGLKA; encoded by the coding sequence ATGAGCACACGCAAAAAATCCCAATCCCCTCAAACCGCTGCCGCCATCAGTCGGCGCACGTTTCTTGCCGGTACCGGCGCATCCGTGCTGGCGTTCACGGTGGTTCGACCACAAATAGTCCGCGGCGCAGAAGCAAACGATAAAATCGCCATCGGGTTGATCGGTTGTGGCGGGCGCGGGCGATGGATTGCCAACTTGTTTCAAAAACACGGCGGCTACCAATTGGTAGCGGCAGCGGATTATTTTCAGGATCAGGTGGACGCCGTCGGGGAACAATTCCAACTGCCAGCGAATCGGCGTTTCACCGGGCTTTCCGGTTATCGCCGGCTGTTGGAACAAAAACTGGATGCCGTCGTAATCGAAAGTCCGCCGTATTTCCACCCCGAACAGGCGGCAGCCGCAGTGGCCGCGGGGAAGCACGTTTATCTGGCCAAGCCAGTCGCGGTGGATGTGCCGGGTTGCCTGACCATTGAAGATTGTGGCCGTCAGGCGACGGCAAAAAAACTCTGCTTTCTCGTGGATTTTCAGACCCGCGCCAACCAGCTCTATCAGGACGCGGCCAAACGAGTGCAGGCAGGTGAGTTGGGGAAAATTGCGCTGGTCGAGGCGAACTATCAGTGTGGCCCAACATTTACGGAGCGGGACCGGTTGCTGCGCGCAAATCCCAATAACCCCGAAGTCCGTCTCCGCGCGTGGGGAGTGGATCCGATTTATTCAGGCGAGGTGATCGTGGAGCAAAACATTCATGCATTGGATGTGGCGTGCTGGATGTTGAATGCTCATCCGATCAGCGCCTTCGGCACCGGTGGTCGGGTGCGGGAATTCGTTGGGGCCTGTCTGGATCATTACGCGGTGGTATTTCAGTTTCCTGATGGTGTCATCACCAGCTTCAACTCCCACCAATACGGATTCGCCTACGACGATATTCTGTGCCGGGTGTACGGATTGACCGGCACGGTGGATACGCACTACTTCGGCAAAGTGACGTTCAAGTCCACGGAGTTTTCCAGTTCGGGCGAGGTCGGGAATCTCTACCAGACCGGCGCGGAGGCCAACATCGCCACGTTCCACGAACGGATTCGCAAAGGCGAACACGACAACCCGACGGTGGCGGAAAGTGTACGCAGCACCCTGACCGCGATTCTGGGTCGCACGGCCGCCTATCAAAAGGGTGCGTACGCCACCTGGCAGGACATGATGCGCAAGCAGGAAAAATTCGAGGCAGATCTTAAAGGTTTGAAAGCCTGA
- a CDS encoding glycoside hydrolase family 9 protein, with product MKHLLIILALSLATAAAEEIYIRANQVGYFGGGAKSAIAFSRAPMPEDFTVVGASNQVWFHGKTKPITNATWGQFSNHVELDFSKFYTPGQFVLKLGPAHSLPVRISGEPDYESVAHLLEFMRQQRCGFNPWLNTNCHQADGRTVYGPLTNGTPIDATGGWHDAGDLLQYLLTSGNATAQMLLAYELSPKHWYSESYRANHARLHNDPVVHVNALGLPGTNGIPDILDEARWGLDWMLKLHPAPDQLYHQVADDRDHAGWRLPQNETVDYGWGKGGARPVYFADGKPQGLKSYQSASTGVANLAGRYAAAMALAYQIWKNDPQQKEFAARCLKAGLEVYELGRAKEGVQQGNSYGAPYRYEETTWADDMEWGAAELYRVTKEKRFLDDAKRYAKLAADEGWMGKEQTGHYQYYPFMNIGHFRLHDLVDAEFQKLLAGYYRAGIERCVAAGEKNPYRVGAPFIWCSNNLLTALVTQCLLYERMTGDRQYRQFATKQCDWLLGRNPWGTTMFTEIGSVFPTDVHLMTVQILKRPVRGGLVDGPVYERIFSSLKGVSITQPDPLAAFQGEAVYHNDVHDYSTNEPTMDGTASAILMFALLNLYP from the coding sequence ATGAAACATCTGCTGATCATTCTGGCTCTGAGTCTGGCGACCGCGGCGGCAGAGGAGATTTATATCCGGGCGAATCAGGTCGGTTATTTCGGCGGCGGCGCGAAATCGGCCATTGCGTTTTCCCGGGCGCCCATGCCGGAGGATTTCACCGTGGTCGGGGCGAGCAATCAGGTCTGGTTTCACGGCAAAACCAAGCCCATCACCAACGCGACGTGGGGCCAATTTTCCAACCATGTGGAACTGGACTTCTCGAAGTTTTATACCCCGGGCCAGTTTGTATTGAAGCTCGGCCCGGCTCATTCTCTGCCGGTGCGGATCAGCGGCGAGCCGGATTATGAGTCGGTGGCGCACCTGCTGGAATTCATGCGCCAGCAACGTTGCGGTTTCAATCCGTGGCTGAACACGAATTGTCATCAGGCCGACGGACGCACGGTGTACGGGCCATTGACCAACGGCACGCCGATTGACGCCACTGGCGGCTGGCACGACGCGGGCGATTTGCTGCAATACCTGCTCACTTCCGGGAACGCGACCGCGCAAATGCTCCTCGCGTATGAACTCAGTCCGAAACATTGGTATTCCGAGAGTTATCGCGCCAATCATGCGCGCCTGCACAATGACCCAGTGGTTCACGTCAACGCGCTTGGTTTGCCCGGCACAAATGGCATCCCCGACATCCTCGACGAGGCGCGTTGGGGTTTGGACTGGATGCTCAAACTGCATCCCGCGCCCGACCAGCTTTATCATCAAGTGGCCGATGATCGCGATCACGCGGGCTGGCGGTTGCCGCAAAACGAAACCGTGGATTACGGCTGGGGCAAAGGCGGCGCGCGCCCGGTTTATTTCGCCGATGGCAAACCGCAGGGGTTGAAGAGTTATCAAAGCGCCTCGACTGGTGTCGCCAATCTTGCCGGGCGTTACGCGGCGGCGATGGCGCTTGCGTATCAAATCTGGAAGAACGATCCGCAGCAAAAGGAATTTGCCGCGCGTTGTCTCAAGGCCGGTTTGGAAGTCTATGAACTTGGTCGCGCCAAGGAAGGTGTGCAACAGGGCAATTCCTACGGCGCACCGTATCGTTACGAAGAAACCACCTGGGCCGACGACATGGAATGGGGCGCGGCGGAGTTGTATCGCGTGACGAAGGAAAAGCGGTTTCTCGATGACGCAAAACGTTACGCGAAACTCGCGGCGGATGAAGGTTGGATGGGCAAGGAACAGACCGGGCACTACCAGTATTATCCGTTCATGAACATCGGCCACTTCCGGCTCCATGACTTGGTGGACGCGGAGTTTCAGAAGTTGCTCGCGGGTTATTACCGCGCCGGTATCGAACGTTGCGTCGCCGCCGGGGAGAAAAATCCTTATCGCGTCGGGGCGCCGTTCATCTGGTGTTCGAACAATCTGCTCACCGCGCTCGTGACGCAATGCTTGCTATATGAACGCATGACCGGCGATCGGCAGTATCGCCAGTTCGCCACCAAGCAATGTGACTGGTTGCTGGGGCGCAATCCGTGGGGCACGACCATGTTCACCGAGATCGGCAGTGTATTTCCCACCGACGTTCATTTGATGACGGTGCAAATTCTTAAACGTCCGGTGCGCGGGGGGTTGGTGGATGGCCCCGTGTATGAACGCATTTTTTCCTCGCTCAAGGGCGTCAGCATCACGCAGCCCGATCCGTTGGCGGCGTTTCAAGGTGAAGCGGTTTACCACAATGACGTCCATGATTATTCCACCAACGAACCCACGATGGACGGCACGGCCTCGGCCATCTTAATGTTTGCGTTGTTGAATCTATATCCATGA
- a CDS encoding PA0069 family radical SAM protein: MSWSARGAASNPANRFEPIHLERDADWNPDEDALPTTKFFHDRTQTILNRNDSPDIGFTYSLNPYRGCEHGCIYCYARPFHEYLGFSAGLDFETRIMVKTDAPQLLREELSSPKWQPQTIAMSGVTDCYQPVERKLKLTRGCLEVLAEFRQPVGIVTKNQLITRDVDLLVELARHQAVVVCVSVTTLDTDLRKVMEPRTTPPAARLATIRKLADAGVPVGVMVAPMIPGLTDHEIPNLVAAATDAGAKFVGHTVLRLPYAVAPLFEQWLERHFPDRKEKVLHRLRALRGGKLYDARFGQRMTGEGIFAAQIEQMFNVACRRAGIADNHVQLSTAAFRRPGGRQLSLFETGPG; this comes from the coding sequence ATGTCATGGTCCGCGCGTGGCGCAGCGAGCAATCCGGCGAATCGTTTCGAGCCGATTCATCTGGAGCGCGACGCGGATTGGAATCCCGACGAGGACGCGCTGCCAACAACAAAATTTTTCCATGACCGTACCCAGACGATTCTCAATCGTAACGACAGCCCGGACATCGGCTTCACCTACAGCCTCAATCCCTATCGCGGTTGCGAGCACGGCTGCATTTACTGCTACGCGCGACCGTTCCACGAATATCTCGGTTTTTCCGCCGGACTGGATTTCGAGACGCGCATCATGGTGAAGACGGACGCGCCGCAATTGTTACGCGAAGAATTGTCATCACCCAAGTGGCAGCCGCAAACCATCGCCATGAGCGGCGTGACGGACTGCTATCAGCCCGTGGAGCGAAAATTGAAACTCACGCGTGGCTGTCTCGAAGTGCTGGCGGAATTTCGGCAACCCGTCGGCATCGTCACAAAAAACCAACTCATCACGCGCGACGTGGATTTGCTGGTCGAACTCGCGCGGCATCAGGCGGTGGTGGTGTGCGTTTCCGTGACCACGCTCGACACGGATTTGCGCAAAGTCATGGAGCCGCGCACCACGCCGCCCGCCGCGCGACTGGCGACGATTCGCAAACTGGCGGACGCGGGCGTGCCCGTGGGCGTGATGGTCGCACCGATGATTCCGGGGCTGACGGATCATGAGATTCCCAATCTTGTCGCGGCGGCGACGGATGCGGGCGCGAAATTTGTCGGTCACACCGTGCTGCGCCTGCCGTATGCGGTCGCGCCATTATTCGAGCAATGGTTGGAACGACATTTCCCCGATCGGAAAGAAAAAGTGCTCCACCGACTGCGGGCGCTACGCGGCGGAAAACTTTATGATGCGCGCTTCGGTCAGCGCATGACGGGTGAGGGTATTTTTGCGGCGCAAATCGAGCAGATGTTCAACGTCGCCTGCCGCCGTGCGGGCATCGCGGACAATCACGTTCAACTTTCCACAGCGGCATTCCGGCGCCCGGGGGGACGGCAGTTGAGCTTGTTTGAAACCGGTCCGGGTTGA
- a CDS encoding DUF971 domain-containing protein has product MRILDLQHIGQELAIRWENGEESFVTLEKLRRGCPCAGCHGEKDVLGNVYKNPTRVLPPTAFELKEFTPIGGYAVKFFWADGHSSGIYAFDYLHRLVAG; this is encoded by the coding sequence ATGCGAATTTTAGACCTGCAGCACATCGGTCAGGAGTTGGCCATCCGTTGGGAAAATGGTGAGGAAAGCTTCGTTACTTTGGAAAAATTGCGGCGCGGCTGCCCCTGCGCGGGTTGCCACGGCGAAAAAGACGTGCTGGGCAACGTCTATAAAAATCCCACGCGCGTGCTGCCACCAACAGCCTTTGAGCTGAAAGAGTTCACTCCCATTGGCGGATATGCGGTCAAATTTTTCTGGGCTGATGGTCACAGCAGCGGAATTTACGCCTTCGATTATTTGCATCGGCTGGTGGCGGGTTAG